The following coding sequences lie in one Sorex araneus isolate mSorAra2 chromosome 4, mSorAra2.pri, whole genome shotgun sequence genomic window:
- the LOC129404394 gene encoding olfactory receptor 2AE1-like, with translation MRQSNQSSLADFILEGLFDDSLTHVFLFSLTMVVALVALSGNSLTILLICADRRLHTPMYFLLSQLSLMDLMVLITIIPKMAANYLSGRKSISFVGCATQHFLYLAVGGAECVLLTLMSYDRYVAICHPLHYAVIMSRKVALMMAVTSWLAASMNSFIHTIILMHFPFCGSRTIHHFYCEFPAVVKLVCGDITEYEKTVYISGIMFLLFPILLVSISYGFIIHSVIQMRSAGSKRNAFATCSSHLTVVSFWFGTCIFSYMRPRSQRTPLQDKVGSVFYSIITPALNPMIYTLRNKDVAKAVKRVLGRHVVI, from the coding sequence ATGAGGCAGAGCAATCAGTCCTCGCTGGCCGACTTCATCCTCGAAGGGCTCTTCGATGACTCTCTCACCCacgtctttcttttctccttgaccaTGGTGGTCGCCCTTGTTGCTCTGAGTGGCAATTCCCTGACCATCCTCCTCATCTGTGCTGACCGTCGgctgcacacccccatgtacttcctgCTCAGCCAGCTGTCCCTCATGGACCTAATGGtcctcatcaccatcatccccaAGATGGCTGCCAACTACCTGTCAGGCAGGAAGTCCATCTCCTTCGTGGGCTGTGCCACCCAGCACTTCCTCTACTTGGCAGTTGGAGGGGCCGAATGTGTGCTCCTGACTCTCATGTCCTATGACCGTTATGTTGCCATCTGTCACCCACTGCATTATGCTGTTATCATGAGCAGGAAGGTGGCTCTGATGATGGCTGTTACGTCATGGTTGGCAGCATCCATGAACTCCTTCATTCATACCATAATCTTGATGCATTTCCCTTTCTGTGGGTCTCGAACAATCCACCACTTCTATTGTGAGTTTCCTGCTGTTGTGAAATTGGTATGCGGAGACATCACTGAGTATGAGAAGACTGTTTATATCAGTGGGATCATGTTCCTCCTCTTCCCAATTCTCTTGGTCTCTATCTCCTATGGCTTCATCATACACAGTGTCATTCAGATGAGATCTGCTGGGAGTAAGAGAAATGCCTTTGCCACTTGTAGCTCTCATCTGACTGTGGTTTCTTTCTGGTTTGGTACCTGCATCTTCTCATATATGAGACCCAGATCCCAGCGCACTCCACTGCAAGATAAGGTTGGTTCCGTGTTCTATAGCATCATCACCCCGGCCCTGAATCCTATGATTTATACTCTCCGCAATAAGGATGTGGCTAAGGCTGTGaagagggtgctggggagacaTGTGGTCATTTAA